In a single window of the Serratia quinivorans genome:
- the kefF_1 gene encoding Glutathione-regulated potassium-efflux system ancillary protein kefF, producing the protein MILIIYAHPYPRHSHANHRLLQAVKDLPEVEVRSLYELYPDFNIDINAEQQALERADLVVLQHPMQWYSQPPLLKLWIDKVLEHGWAYGHEGDALVGKDLLWAVTSGGDEHHFELGDYPNFAALGQPLQATALYCGMHWQPYFAVHNTFTCNEPALIAAGEAYRRRLVDYLMEHSEPAEQGVEHG; encoded by the coding sequence ATGATCCTGATAATTTACGCCCATCCTTATCCCCGGCATTCTCATGCCAACCACCGCCTGTTACAGGCGGTCAAGGATCTTCCCGAGGTGGAAGTCCGTTCGCTGTATGAGCTGTATCCCGATTTCAATATCGATATCAACGCCGAACAGCAAGCGCTGGAGCGTGCCGACCTGGTGGTGCTGCAGCATCCGATGCAGTGGTACAGCCAACCGCCGCTGCTGAAACTGTGGATCGACAAAGTGCTGGAACACGGCTGGGCTTACGGCCATGAAGGCGATGCCCTGGTAGGCAAAGATCTGCTGTGGGCGGTAACCAGCGGTGGCGATGAGCACCATTTCGAACTGGGCGATTACCCAAATTTTGCCGCTCTGGGGCAGCCGCTGCAGGCCACGGCGCTGTATTGCGGTATGCATTGGCAGCCGTATTTTGCGGTGCATAATACTTTTACCTGCAATGAACCGGCGCTGATTGCCGCCGGAGAAGCCTACCGGCGGCGGCTGGTGGATTACCTGATGGAACACAGTGAACCGGCGGAGCAGGGAGTAGAACATGGATAA
- the carB gene encoding Carbamoyl-phosphate synthase large chain translates to MPKRTDIKSILILGAGPIVIGQACEFDYSGAQACKALREEGYRVILVNSNPATIMTDPEMADATYIEPIHWKVVRKIIEKERPDAVLPTMGGQTALNCALELERQGVLAEFGVTMIGATADAIDKAEDRRRFDVAMKKIGLDTARSGIAHNMEEALAVAADVGFPCIIRPSFTMGGSGGGIAYNREEFEEICERGLDLSPTKELLIDESLIGWKEYEMEVVRDKNDNCIIVCSIENFDAMGIHTGDSITVAPAQTLTDKEYQIMRNASMAVLREIGVETGGSNVQFSVNPKTGRLIVIEMNPRVSRSSALASKATGFPIAKIAAKLAVGYTLDELMNDITGGRTPASFEPSIDYVVTKIPRFNFEKFAGANDRLTTQMKSVGEVMAIGRTQQESLQKALRGLEVGATGFDPKVSLDDPEALTKIRRELKDAGSDRIWYIADAFRAGLSVDGVFNLTNVDRWFLVQIEELVRLEEQVAETGINGLTQEFLRTLKRKGFADARLATLAGVAESEIRKLRHGYGLHPVYKRVDTCAAEFATDTAYMYSTYEEECESNPTNDRPKIMVLGGGPNRIGQGIEFDYCCVHASLALREDGYETIMVNCNPETVSTDYDTSDRLYFEPVTLEDVLEIVRIEKPKGVIVQYGGQTPLKLARELEAAGVPIIGTSPDAIDRAEDRERFQQAVQRLGLKQPANATVATIEQAVEKAAGIGYPLVVRPSYVLGGRAMEIVYDDIDLRRYFQNAVSVSNDAPVLLDRFLDDAVEVDVDAICDGERVLIGGIMEHIEQAGVHSGDSACSLPAYTLSKEIQDVMRQQVEKLAFELQVRGLMNVQFAVKNNEVYLIEVNPRAARTVPFVSKATGVQLAKVAARVMAGKTLAEQGVTEEVIPPYYSVKEVVLPFNKFPGVDPILGPEMRSTGEVMGVGRTFAEAFSKAMLGSQSGMKKQGRALLSVREGDKARVVDLAASLLKQGFELDATHGTAVVLGEAGINPRLVNKVHEGRPHIQDRIKNGEYTYIVNTTAGRQAIEDSKLIRRSALQYKVHYDTTLNGGFATAMALKADPTEQVTSVQEMHARIGK, encoded by the coding sequence ATGCCAAAACGTACAGACATAAAAAGCATCCTGATCCTCGGCGCTGGCCCGATTGTTATCGGCCAGGCGTGTGAGTTCGACTACTCGGGTGCTCAGGCGTGTAAAGCGCTGCGCGAAGAGGGTTACCGCGTTATTTTGGTGAACTCCAACCCGGCCACTATCATGACTGACCCGGAAATGGCGGATGCGACCTACATCGAGCCGATTCACTGGAAAGTAGTACGCAAAATCATCGAAAAAGAGCGCCCGGATGCCGTGCTGCCGACCATGGGCGGCCAGACCGCACTGAACTGTGCGCTGGAGCTGGAACGTCAGGGCGTGCTGGCCGAATTTGGCGTGACCATGATTGGCGCCACCGCTGACGCGATCGATAAAGCCGAAGACCGTCGCCGTTTCGACGTGGCGATGAAAAAAATCGGCCTGGACACCGCGCGCTCCGGTATCGCGCACAATATGGAAGAAGCGCTGGCGGTTGCCGCTGACGTTGGCTTCCCGTGCATCATCCGTCCTTCCTTTACCATGGGCGGCAGCGGCGGCGGCATCGCTTATAACCGCGAAGAGTTCGAAGAGATCTGCGAACGCGGTCTGGACTTGTCACCGACCAAAGAGCTGCTGATTGACGAGTCGCTGATTGGCTGGAAAGAGTACGAGATGGAGGTGGTGCGCGATAAGAATGATAACTGCATCATCGTCTGCTCGATTGAAAACTTCGACGCCATGGGCATCCATACCGGTGACTCCATCACCGTGGCCCCGGCGCAGACGTTGACAGACAAAGAATACCAAATCATGCGTAACGCCTCGATGGCGGTGCTGCGTGAAATCGGCGTGGAAACCGGCGGCTCCAACGTGCAGTTCTCGGTTAACCCGAAAACCGGCCGCCTGATCGTTATCGAAATGAACCCGCGCGTGTCCCGTTCTTCTGCGCTGGCATCGAAAGCCACCGGCTTCCCGATTGCCAAAATCGCCGCCAAGCTGGCGGTGGGTTACACCCTCGACGAACTGATGAACGATATCACCGGTGGCCGTACGCCGGCCTCGTTTGAACCGTCCATCGACTACGTGGTAACCAAAATTCCTCGTTTCAACTTCGAGAAATTTGCCGGTGCCAACGACCGTCTGACGACTCAAATGAAATCTGTCGGCGAAGTGATGGCGATTGGCCGCACCCAGCAAGAGTCGCTGCAAAAAGCGCTGCGCGGCCTGGAAGTGGGCGCCACCGGTTTTGACCCTAAAGTAAGCCTGGACGACCCGGAAGCGCTGACCAAAATTCGCCGCGAGCTGAAAGATGCCGGTTCTGACCGCATCTGGTACATCGCCGATGCCTTCCGCGCCGGTCTGTCGGTGGACGGCGTATTCAACCTGACCAACGTCGACCGCTGGTTCCTGGTACAGATTGAAGAGCTGGTGCGCCTGGAAGAGCAGGTGGCCGAAACCGGCATCAACGGTTTAACGCAAGAGTTCCTGCGCACCCTGAAGCGTAAAGGCTTCGCCGATGCGCGTCTGGCTACCCTGGCCGGCGTTGCCGAAAGCGAAATCCGCAAGCTGCGCCACGGTTATGGGCTGCACCCGGTTTACAAGCGTGTGGATACCTGCGCGGCAGAATTCGCCACCGACACCGCTTACATGTACTCCACCTATGAAGAAGAGTGCGAGTCTAATCCGACCAACGACCGTCCGAAAATCATGGTGTTGGGCGGTGGTCCGAACCGTATCGGCCAGGGCATCGAGTTCGACTACTGCTGCGTACACGCCTCGCTGGCGTTGCGCGAAGACGGTTACGAGACCATTATGGTCAACTGTAACCCGGAAACCGTGTCAACCGACTACGACACCTCCGACCGTCTGTACTTCGAGCCGGTCACGCTGGAAGACGTGCTGGAAATCGTGCGTATCGAGAAGCCGAAAGGCGTGATCGTGCAGTACGGTGGCCAGACCCCGCTGAAGCTGGCGCGTGAGCTGGAAGCCGCAGGCGTGCCGATTATCGGTACCAGCCCGGATGCGATTGACCGTGCGGAAGACCGCGAGCGTTTCCAACAGGCGGTACAGCGTCTTGGCCTGAAACAGCCGGCCAACGCCACCGTCGCCACCATCGAACAGGCGGTAGAGAAAGCGGCCGGTATCGGTTACCCGCTGGTGGTTCGTCCTTCCTACGTACTGGGCGGCCGCGCGATGGAAATCGTCTACGACGACATCGACCTGCGCCGTTACTTCCAGAACGCGGTCAGCGTCTCTAACGACGCGCCAGTGCTGCTGGACCGCTTCCTGGATGACGCGGTAGAAGTCGACGTCGATGCGATTTGCGACGGCGAGCGGGTGCTGATTGGCGGCATCATGGAACACATCGAACAGGCGGGCGTGCATTCCGGTGACTCCGCTTGCTCACTGCCGGCCTACACCCTGAGCAAAGAGATCCAGGACGTGATGCGTCAGCAGGTTGAGAAACTGGCGTTCGAGCTGCAGGTTCGTGGTCTGATGAACGTGCAGTTTGCGGTGAAGAACAACGAAGTCTACCTGATTGAAGTCAACCCACGTGCCGCGCGTACCGTGCCATTCGTCTCCAAGGCGACCGGCGTCCAGTTGGCCAAGGTGGCGGCACGCGTGATGGCAGGCAAAACGCTGGCCGAGCAGGGCGTAACGGAAGAAGTTATCCCACCTTACTACTCGGTGAAAGAAGTGGTGTTGCCGTTCAACAAGTTCCCGGGCGTCGACCCGATTTTAGGGCCGGAAATGCGCTCTACCGGGGAAGTGATGGGCGTTGGCCGCACCTTCGCGGAAGCCTTCTCCAAGGCGATGCTCGGCAGCCAGTCAGGCATGAAAAAACAGGGCCGAGCACTGCTGTCGGTACGTGAAGGCGATAAAGCCCGGGTGGTGGATCTGGCGGCAAGCCTGCTGAAACAGGGCTTTGAACTGGATGCGACCCACGGGACCGCCGTGGTGCTGGGCGAAGCGGGGATTAACCCGCGCCTGGTCAACAAGGTGCATGAAGGCCGTCCGCACATTCAGGACCGTATCAAGAATGGCGAGTACACCTACATCGTAAACACCACGGCCGGCCGTCAGGCGATTGAGGACTCCAAGCTGATTCGCCGTAGTGCGCTGCAGTACAAGGTGCATTACGACACTACCCTGAACGGCGGCTTCGCCACCGCGATGGCGCTGAAGGCTGACCCGACCGAACAGGTCACTTCGGTGCAGGAGATGCACGCACGCATCGGTAAGTAA
- the carA gene encoding Carbamoyl-phosphate synthase small chain: MIKSALLVLEDGTQFHGRAIGAEGTAVGEVVFNTSMTGYQEILTDPSYSRQIVTLTYPHIGNVGTNAADEESSAVHAQGLVIRDLPLIASNYRNEEGLSDYLKRHNIVAIADIDTRKLTRLLREKGAQNGCIIAADTPDAALALAKAKGFPGLKGMDLAKEVTTQEAYSWQQGSWTLEGELPEAKAASELPFHVVAYDFGAKRNILRMLVDRGCRLTVVPAQTPADEVLKMAPDGIFLSNGPGDPEPCDYAITAIKQFLETDIPVFGICLGHQLLALASGAKTVKMKLGHHGGNHPVKDLDKDCVMITAQNHGFAVDENNLPAELRVTHKSLFDHTVQGIHRTDKAAFSFQGHPEASPGPHDAAPLFDHFIELIETYRSNAK; this comes from the coding sequence TTGATTAAGTCAGCGCTATTGGTTCTCGAAGACGGAACCCAATTCCACGGTCGGGCCATCGGGGCAGAGGGTACGGCAGTAGGAGAAGTGGTCTTCAATACGTCGATGACCGGTTATCAAGAAATCCTCACTGATCCTTCCTACTCCCGCCAGATCGTTACTCTTACTTATCCTCATATCGGCAATGTCGGCACCAATGCTGCTGACGAAGAATCCTCCGCAGTACACGCCCAAGGCCTTGTCATTCGCGACCTCCCACTGATTGCCAGCAACTACCGCAACGAAGAAGGCCTGTCTGACTACCTGAAGCGTCATAACATCGTGGCGATCGCCGATATTGATACCCGCAAGCTGACCCGTCTGCTGCGTGAGAAGGGTGCACAGAACGGCTGCATCATTGCTGCCGATACCCCGGATGCAGCCCTGGCCTTGGCCAAGGCCAAAGGTTTCCCGGGCTTGAAAGGCATGGATCTGGCGAAAGAAGTGACCACCCAGGAAGCTTACAGCTGGCAGCAAGGCAGCTGGACGCTGGAAGGCGAACTGCCGGAAGCCAAAGCGGCCTCCGAGCTGCCGTTCCACGTGGTGGCTTACGACTTCGGCGCCAAGCGCAACATCCTGCGTATGCTGGTGGATCGCGGCTGCCGCCTGACGGTAGTGCCGGCACAGACCCCGGCAGATGAAGTGTTGAAGATGGCTCCGGACGGCATTTTCCTGTCCAACGGCCCGGGTGACCCGGAGCCTTGTGATTACGCCATCACCGCCATCAAGCAGTTCCTGGAAACCGACATTCCGGTGTTTGGCATCTGCCTCGGCCACCAGTTGCTGGCACTGGCCAGCGGCGCGAAAACCGTGAAGATGAAGCTCGGCCACCACGGCGGCAACCACCCGGTAAAAGACCTGGATAAAGACTGCGTCATGATCACCGCGCAGAACCATGGTTTTGCCGTGGACGAAAATAACCTGCCGGCGGAACTGCGCGTAACGCACAAATCCTTGTTTGACCACACGGTGCAGGGCATTCACCGCACCGACAAGGCGGCGTTCAGCTTCCAGGGCCACCCTGAAGCCAGCCCGGGCCCACACGATGCCGCGCCGCTGTTCGATCACTTTATCGAACTGATCGAGACTTACCGTTCTAACGCCAAATAA
- the dapB gene encoding Dihydrodipicolinate reductase: MTDSLIRIAVAGSGGRMGRQLIQAVQQAPGVVLGAAISRPGSSLIGTDAGELAGVGALGVTVSDSLEKVVDDFDILIDFTRPESTLAYLAFCVEHKKAMVIGTTGFDDSGKDAIRAAGQQIGIVFAANFSVGVNLVLKLLEKAAQVMGDYTDIEIIEAHHRHKVDAPSGTALAMGEAIAGALGRDLKECAVYAREGYTGERDPKSIGFATVRAGDIVGEHTAMFADIGERVEITHKASSRMTFASGAVRAASWLHNRDKGLFDMRDVLNLDQL; this comes from the coding sequence ATGACTGATTCATTAATCCGCATCGCGGTTGCGGGTTCCGGCGGCCGTATGGGCCGTCAATTGATCCAGGCGGTCCAGCAGGCACCGGGCGTGGTGCTGGGGGCAGCGATATCGCGGCCAGGTTCAAGCCTGATCGGTACCGACGCCGGTGAACTGGCGGGCGTTGGCGCGCTTGGCGTGACCGTTAGCGACAGTCTGGAAAAGGTGGTCGATGATTTCGATATTCTGATCGACTTCACCCGCCCGGAAAGCACCCTGGCCTATCTGGCTTTCTGCGTCGAGCATAAAAAAGCCATGGTGATTGGCACTACCGGCTTTGATGACTCCGGTAAAGACGCCATCCGTGCCGCCGGGCAGCAGATTGGGATCGTCTTTGCCGCCAACTTCAGCGTCGGCGTCAATCTGGTGCTGAAACTGTTGGAAAAAGCCGCACAGGTGATGGGCGACTATACCGATATCGAGATTATTGAAGCGCACCATCGCCATAAAGTGGATGCCCCTTCGGGCACGGCGTTGGCAATGGGTGAGGCTATCGCTGGCGCACTGGGGCGCGATCTTAAAGAGTGCGCGGTGTATGCGCGTGAAGGTTATACCGGTGAACGCGATCCGAAGAGCATTGGCTTTGCCACTGTTCGTGCAGGCGATATCGTGGGTGAGCATACCGCCATGTTTGCCGACATTGGCGAGCGGGTTGAGATCACCCATAAAGCCTCCAGCCGGATGACTTTTGCCAGCGGGGCGGTACGGGCGGCATCATGGTTGCATAACCGTGATAAAGGGCTGTTTGATATGCGAGATGTGCTCAATTTAGACCAATTATAA
- the lutR_1 gene encoding L-lactate utilization operon repressor, protein MKTAPTTLSETLTQDLARRIIRGDLPPGLSLPGENELAQQYEVSRTSVRNALQVLAAKGLISIQAKKRSTVNSRQQWSFLDTDVLAWLAEDSLDPLLIEQLMVTRLIFEPNIAALAAVNATGHDLAALEDACKLMAQGQQQASRELFEQGDMAFHLALLGASHNPFLHSLGSALSAAMALSFQQTLEEDVRLAQKAVEEHQQLLEAIRFKQVENARQCMRVILLNAARKNNWHKQPEMFAHIL, encoded by the coding sequence ATGAAAACCGCACCCACGACCCTATCGGAAACCCTGACGCAAGATTTGGCACGCCGCATCATCAGAGGCGATTTGCCGCCCGGGCTGTCGTTGCCGGGGGAAAATGAGCTGGCACAGCAGTACGAGGTTTCACGTACCTCGGTACGCAATGCCTTGCAGGTGCTGGCCGCAAAAGGGCTGATTTCCATCCAGGCCAAGAAGCGCAGTACGGTTAACTCACGCCAGCAGTGGAGCTTTTTGGATACCGATGTTCTGGCCTGGCTGGCAGAAGACAGCCTCGATCCGTTGTTGATTGAACAGCTAATGGTCACTCGTTTGATCTTTGAACCCAATATCGCCGCGCTGGCGGCGGTTAATGCCACCGGTCATGATTTAGCGGCGCTCGAAGATGCCTGCAAGTTGATGGCGCAAGGGCAGCAACAAGCCAGCCGCGAACTGTTCGAACAGGGCGATATGGCATTTCATCTCGCTTTACTGGGGGCCAGCCATAACCCCTTTTTACATTCATTAGGCAGTGCGCTGTCCGCCGCAATGGCCCTCTCTTTTCAGCAAACGCTGGAAGAGGACGTACGCCTGGCCCAAAAAGCCGTAGAAGAACACCAACAGCTGCTGGAGGCTATCCGCTTCAAGCAGGTGGAGAATGCGCGCCAATGCATGCGTGTCATTCTGCTCAACGCGGCCAGAAAGAATAATTGGCATAAACAGCCGGAAATGTTCGCTCATATCCTCTAA
- the galP_2 gene encoding Galactose transporter yields MKKIAVPAKTNRQTLQVCFLAALAGLLFGLDMGVIAGALPFLAHEFSLSSQQQEIVVSIMMLGAALGALGSGPMSSRLGRKKSLLLSAVLFVVGSVGCAIALNLEVLVISRFILGLAVGVASFTAPLYLSEIAPERIRGSMISLYQLMITIGILAAFLSDTAFSAGGHWRWMLGIITFPAIILFIGVVTLPESPRWLAMKGRSELASKVLMLLRNSDDEARVELDQIRESLQMKQRGWQLFRHNANFRRSTCLGILLQFMQQFTGMTIIMYYAPKIFEIAGFSTTSEQMWCTVIAGLTNVLATFIAIALVDRWGRKPMLKLGFGVMAICMGTLGYMFHTGISNPAEQYAAVMVLLIFITGFAMSAGPLIWVLCSEIQPLAGRDFGVTCSTMANWMANMIIGATFLTLIDTVGSAGTFWLYAGLNLFCILLTLWLVPETKNISLEHIKKNLMNGVALRHIGKSPQPKADVRSLNTPV; encoded by the coding sequence ATGAAAAAAATCGCTGTTCCCGCCAAAACTAACCGGCAAACCCTGCAGGTTTGCTTTCTCGCCGCCTTAGCAGGGCTGCTGTTTGGCCTGGATATGGGGGTAATCGCCGGTGCGTTGCCGTTCCTGGCCCACGAATTCAGCCTGTCCAGCCAACAGCAGGAAATCGTGGTCAGCATTATGATGCTCGGTGCCGCACTCGGGGCACTGGGCAGCGGGCCGATGTCTTCCCGCCTTGGCCGTAAAAAAAGCCTGTTGTTGAGCGCCGTGTTGTTTGTCGTCGGCTCTGTCGGTTGCGCCATTGCCCTTAATCTCGAAGTGTTGGTTATTTCGCGCTTTATTCTGGGTTTAGCCGTCGGCGTAGCGTCGTTCACTGCACCACTGTACCTGTCGGAAATCGCCCCGGAACGAATTCGCGGCAGCATGATCTCGCTTTATCAATTGATGATTACTATCGGCATTCTGGCGGCCTTCCTGTCTGACACCGCCTTCAGCGCCGGAGGTCACTGGCGCTGGATGCTGGGTATTATCACATTCCCCGCCATCATCCTGTTTATTGGCGTGGTGACGCTGCCGGAAAGTCCGCGCTGGTTAGCCATGAAAGGCCGCAGCGAGCTGGCCTCAAAGGTGCTCATGCTGCTACGTAACTCGGATGATGAAGCCCGCGTGGAACTGGACCAAATCCGTGAAAGTCTGCAAATGAAGCAACGCGGCTGGCAACTGTTTCGCCACAATGCCAACTTCCGCCGTTCCACCTGTCTTGGCATCTTGCTGCAATTTATGCAGCAGTTCACCGGCATGACGATAATCATGTACTACGCACCGAAGATCTTTGAAATCGCCGGCTTCTCCACCACCAGCGAACAAATGTGGTGCACCGTGATCGCCGGGTTGACCAACGTGCTGGCTACCTTTATCGCTATCGCGCTGGTCGATCGTTGGGGACGCAAGCCAATGCTCAAGCTGGGTTTCGGTGTGATGGCCATTTGCATGGGCACCCTGGGTTATATGTTCCACACCGGCATCAGCAATCCAGCAGAACAATACGCAGCGGTTATGGTGCTGCTGATTTTCATCACCGGCTTTGCCATGAGTGCAGGCCCCTTGATTTGGGTATTGTGCTCCGAGATCCAACCGCTGGCCGGACGCGATTTTGGCGTTACCTGCTCCACCATGGCCAACTGGATGGCCAATATGATCATCGGCGCTACCTTCCTGACGCTGATCGACACCGTCGGCAGTGCCGGTACTTTCTGGCTTTACGCTGGGCTCAACCTGTTCTGTATCTTGCTGACGTTATGGCTGGTGCCAGAAACCAAGAATATCTCGCTCGAACACATCAAAAAAAACCTGATGAACGGTGTTGCCCTGCGCCACATCGGCAAATCACCGCAGCCGAAGGCTGATGTTCGCTCCTTGAATACGCCGGTATAA
- the rhmT_1 gene encoding Inner membrane transport protein RhmT, with translation MKLTTEKQTVKQTVETQVYGKITRRLIPFLILCYFFAYLDRVNVGFAKLHMQDALNFSDTVYGLGAGIFFIGYFIFELPSNLLMQRFGPRFWIARIMATWAVLSAAMMFVTTPTSFYVLRFLLGVAEAGFFPGIVFYLTLWFPSWRSARTLGLFILVTPLSVIIGSPLSGLILKLFENVGGLHNWQWLFLIEAVPSLVLAFVVLRYLDNNVAEAKWLTAEEKNLVQADLAKDQANRDRAANGKAAHSLKEMLANRYVWLLALIFFSFNVGYYGISFWLPSIIKTSGISDDLQIGLLAALPYVFGALFMIWNSRHSDLKQERRWHIAIPAVIGCIGLTLSAYCSGSTFWMMTWICVAMSGTLALIPTYISLPGALLSGTAAAAGIALVNSVGNLAGFFGPTVLGWLKDQTGQTDSGLYILAGFLLLCAPLIFMLPARLINPKIKPHQATQPDTEGPLNITERF, from the coding sequence ATGAAGTTGACGACGGAAAAGCAGACGGTGAAGCAAACCGTTGAAACACAGGTCTACGGTAAGATCACACGCCGCCTGATCCCTTTTTTGATCCTGTGTTATTTCTTCGCTTACCTGGACCGCGTTAACGTCGGGTTCGCCAAGTTGCACATGCAGGATGCCCTGAATTTCAGCGATACCGTTTATGGCCTGGGCGCCGGTATTTTCTTCATTGGTTATTTTATTTTTGAGTTGCCCAGCAACCTGCTGATGCAACGTTTTGGGCCACGATTCTGGATAGCCCGCATCATGGCGACCTGGGCAGTACTGTCAGCGGCCATGATGTTTGTCACCACCCCCACCAGCTTTTACGTATTGCGCTTTCTGCTCGGCGTGGCCGAAGCCGGTTTCTTCCCAGGCATCGTGTTCTATTTAACCCTGTGGTTTCCTTCATGGCGTTCCGCCCGCACGCTCGGGCTGTTTATTCTGGTCACGCCGCTGTCGGTGATCATCGGCAGCCCGCTTTCAGGTTTGATCCTCAAGCTGTTTGAAAACGTCGGCGGCTTGCATAACTGGCAGTGGCTGTTCTTGATTGAAGCGGTCCCATCTTTGGTTCTGGCCTTTGTGGTGTTGCGTTACCTGGATAACAATGTGGCCGAAGCCAAATGGTTAACCGCCGAAGAGAAAAACCTGGTACAGGCCGATCTGGCTAAAGATCAGGCCAACCGCGACCGGGCGGCCAACGGCAAAGCGGCACACAGCCTCAAAGAGATGCTGGCTAACCGCTACGTCTGGCTATTGGCATTGATTTTCTTCAGTTTTAATGTCGGCTACTACGGCATCAGTTTCTGGCTACCTTCCATCATCAAAACCTCAGGTATCAGCGACGATTTGCAAATCGGCCTGCTGGCGGCCCTGCCCTACGTATTTGGCGCACTGTTTATGATATGGAACAGCCGACACTCCGATTTGAAACAGGAGCGCCGTTGGCATATTGCCATTCCGGCGGTGATTGGCTGTATCGGGCTGACACTCAGCGCTTACTGCAGCGGCTCGACCTTCTGGATGATGACGTGGATCTGCGTTGCCATGTCCGGCACCCTGGCGCTGATCCCCACCTATATCAGCCTGCCGGGCGCATTGCTTTCCGGCACTGCGGCGGCGGCCGGTATCGCACTGGTGAATTCGGTCGGCAATCTCGCGGGGTTCTTCGGCCCCACGGTACTCGGCTGGCTGAAAGACCAAACCGGCCAGACTGACAGTGGACTGTATATTTTGGCGGGCTTCCTGCTGCTGTGCGCCCCGTTGATCTTCATGCTTCCGGCCAGATTGATAAACCCAAAGATCAAACCGCATCAGGCGACTCAGCCTGATACCGAAGGCCCTTTAAATATCACTGAGAGATTTTAA